Proteins from a genomic interval of Brachybacterium vulturis:
- a CDS encoding metal-dependent hydrolase family protein, whose protein sequence is MLPGLIDCHVHVYAMTANLGELETTAPSYATMHAARLMGDMLDRGFTTVRDTGGGDHGLAMAQAEGLLRGPRLFFGGKSLSQTGGHGDTRVPGQQRSHASNCCAGLGVIADGPDAVRRAARDQLRTGAHHLKIMAGGGVASPTDRVDSIQYSLAEMRAAVEEAQDANRYVAAHAYTPAAIRRALDAGVRSIEHANLLDHAAAEAIGEAGAFVTMNLVTYWALKEFGVEMGLPAASRAKVDDVLSAGENALRIADEMGLDLCFGTDLLGGMQVHQSEEFAIRARHQDPLSVIRSATTTAARLLEREGELGVIREGAHADLIVLDRDPLEDLTVLSEPDPVLVLQGGAVVYERAPR, encoded by the coding sequence GTGCTCCCCGGCCTGATCGACTGCCACGTGCACGTCTATGCGATGACAGCGAACCTCGGCGAGCTCGAGACCACGGCGCCGTCCTACGCCACGATGCACGCCGCGCGGCTGATGGGCGACATGCTCGATCGCGGCTTCACCACCGTGCGCGACACCGGCGGTGGCGACCACGGCCTGGCCATGGCTCAGGCCGAAGGCCTGCTGCGCGGCCCCCGACTCTTCTTCGGTGGCAAGTCGCTCTCACAGACCGGCGGCCACGGCGACACCCGGGTCCCCGGTCAGCAGCGCTCCCATGCCTCGAACTGCTGCGCGGGCCTCGGAGTCATCGCCGACGGGCCGGACGCCGTGCGCCGCGCCGCCCGCGACCAGCTCCGCACCGGGGCGCACCACCTGAAGATCATGGCCGGCGGCGGCGTCGCCTCCCCGACCGATCGCGTCGACTCGATCCAGTACTCGCTCGCCGAGATGCGCGCCGCGGTCGAGGAGGCGCAGGACGCGAACCGCTACGTCGCCGCTCATGCCTATACCCCCGCTGCCATCCGCCGTGCCCTCGACGCGGGGGTTCGTTCGATCGAGCACGCGAACCTGCTCGATCACGCCGCTGCCGAGGCCATCGGCGAGGCCGGGGCCTTCGTGACCATGAACCTGGTGACCTACTGGGCGCTCAAGGAGTTCGGCGTCGAGATGGGCCTGCCCGCAGCGAGCCGGGCCAAAGTGGACGACGTGCTCAGCGCTGGCGAGAACGCTTTGCGCATCGCTGACGAGATGGGTCTGGACCTCTGCTTCGGCACCGACCTGCTCGGCGGCATGCAGGTGCACCAGTCCGAGGAGTTCGCGATCCGCGCCCGGCATCAGGACCCACTGTCCGTGATCCGCTCCGCCACCACCACCGCCGCCCGGCTCCTCGAGCGCGAGGGCGAGCTCGGCGTGATCCGGGAGGGCGCCCACGCGGACCTGATCGTCCTGGATCGTGACCCGCTCGAGGATCTCACCGTGCTCTCCGAGCCCGATCCCGTGCTCGTGCTCCAGGGCGGCGCAGTCGTCTACGAGAGAGCGCCCCGCTGA
- a CDS encoding sodium:solute symporter family protein yields the protein MNVTHIAVLVGYIVLMLAVGAWFGRAKATSSGEDFVLAGRSLPAPVLGGTMLATFVGSGSIIGAANFAYTYGLLPGFLFFSGTITGTILLVVFARRVRGLAGHTVPEIFDARYGKAVRVVATVMILFAFIGIAAYQFTGAGYILSLITPLEERTGSIIAAVLITFLALSGGLKSVAWTDFISALGIVLALWVSLFIVVGTDVGGLAPLTGVNAEAGTLGGLTALQMIGFILPVLVLLLGDQNMYQRLAAARSDRAALGGAMIFCLGSIIMIIPIVLLAVASAVLQPGIEADMAILSLAGSSFTPAVIGGALLAGAFALIITTGSSYLLTSSSNVVHDLVGQLRREKPSDRQNLWIGRVAVLGVAILGFVMVSFFPSVLALQMYAYTMYGVTITPVLIAGIFWKRANGAGALAAMVVGAVLTLFWEVTGRAEALNSVVIALPASVLALVLVSLLTPSRTTSVTA from the coding sequence GTGAACGTCACCCATATCGCCGTCCTCGTCGGCTACATCGTGCTGATGCTGGCCGTCGGCGCCTGGTTCGGCCGCGCAAAGGCGACGTCCTCCGGTGAGGATTTCGTGCTGGCCGGACGCTCGCTGCCGGCACCAGTGCTGGGCGGCACCATGCTCGCGACCTTCGTGGGCTCCGGCTCCATCATCGGCGCCGCGAACTTCGCCTACACCTACGGCCTCCTGCCCGGATTCCTGTTCTTCTCCGGGACGATCACCGGCACGATCCTGCTGGTGGTCTTCGCCCGTCGGGTGCGCGGGCTGGCCGGTCATACCGTGCCGGAGATCTTCGACGCCCGCTACGGCAAGGCGGTGCGCGTGGTGGCGACGGTGATGATCCTCTTCGCCTTCATCGGCATCGCGGCCTATCAGTTCACCGGCGCGGGCTACATCCTCAGCCTGATCACCCCGCTCGAGGAGCGGACGGGGTCGATCATCGCCGCCGTGCTGATCACCTTCCTCGCGCTGTCGGGCGGGCTGAAGTCGGTGGCCTGGACCGACTTCATCTCGGCGCTCGGCATCGTCCTCGCGCTGTGGGTCAGCCTGTTCATCGTGGTCGGCACCGACGTGGGCGGCCTGGCCCCGTTGACCGGCGTCAACGCGGAGGCCGGGACCCTGGGCGGCCTCACGGCCCTCCAGATGATCGGCTTCATCCTGCCGGTGCTGGTGCTGCTGCTGGGAGACCAGAACATGTACCAGCGACTGGCCGCGGCCCGCAGCGATCGCGCCGCACTCGGCGGAGCGATGATCTTCTGCCTCGGTTCCATCATCATGATCATCCCGATCGTCCTGCTCGCTGTCGCGAGCGCCGTGCTGCAGCCCGGGATCGAGGCCGACATGGCGATCCTCTCGCTGGCGGGCTCCTCCTTCACCCCGGCCGTGATCGGTGGCGCTCTGCTCGCGGGCGCCTTCGCCCTCATCATCACCACCGGGTCCTCCTACCTCCTCACCTCCTCCTCGAACGTGGTTCACGACCTGGTGGGGCAGCTGCGTCGGGAGAAGCCCTCGGACCGGCAGAACCTCTGGATCGGCCGTGTCGCCGTGCTCGGCGTCGCGATCCTGGGCTTCGTGATGGTCAGCTTCTTCCCCAGTGTCCTCGCGCTGCAGATGTACGCGTACACGATGTACGGCGTGACGATTACCCCCGTGCTCATCGCGGGGATCTTCTGGAAGCGCGCGAACGGGGCCGGGGCACTTGCGGCTATGGTCGTCGGCGCCGTCCTCACCCTCTTCTGGGAGGTCACGGGACGCGCAGAGGCGCTCAACTCGGTGGTCATCGCCCTGCCGGCTTCGGTGCTCGCCCTGGTTCTGGTCTCGCTGCTGACCCCGTCGCGGACGACGAGTGTGACGGCTTAG
- a CDS encoding glycerophosphodiester phosphodiesterase produces MTQQHCPSAPQRPAIVGHRGASAHAPENTLGAFRRALEDGAQLLECDVHLSADGEVVVMHDETIDRTAAEDSPLRTGAIGDLTRAELDTVLLADGERVPSLAELFEMTTAPVFIEVKVAAAARAVAELLRGLPAGTPAADSTVISFHADALAEIRRATDTPVSYLVEQVDEQAIATAGELGAAGMGPSINGLSLRAAAAVHEAGMTVNPWTVNTAAQLEVALACGVDTLTTDDPAWLQRELDVRRG; encoded by the coding sequence ATGACCCAGCAGCACTGCCCGTCCGCTCCGCAGCGCCCCGCCATCGTCGGCCACCGCGGCGCCTCCGCCCATGCACCGGAGAACACGCTCGGCGCCTTCCGCCGGGCCCTCGAGGACGGGGCGCAGCTGCTGGAGTGCGATGTGCACCTGAGCGCCGACGGCGAGGTGGTGGTGATGCATGACGAGACCATCGATCGCACCGCCGCGGAGGACTCCCCGCTGCGCACCGGGGCGATCGGCGACCTCACCCGGGCCGAGCTCGACACCGTGCTGCTGGCGGACGGCGAGCGTGTCCCCTCCCTCGCCGAGCTGTTCGAGATGACCACGGCCCCGGTGTTCATCGAGGTCAAGGTCGCCGCCGCCGCGAGGGCCGTCGCCGAGCTGCTGCGGGGACTGCCTGCCGGCACCCCGGCCGCCGACTCCACGGTCATCTCCTTCCACGCCGATGCGCTCGCCGAGATCCGCCGTGCCACCGACACCCCGGTCTCCTACCTGGTCGAGCAGGTCGACGAGCAGGCGATCGCCACCGCCGGCGAGCTCGGGGCGGCGGGGATGGGTCCCTCGATCAACGGGCTCAGCCTGCGTGCCGCCGCAGCCGTGCACGAGGCCGGGATGACGGTGAATCCCTGGACGGTCAACACCGCCGCACAGCTCGAGGTGGCCCTCGCCTGCGGCGTGGACACGCTCACCACCGACGACCCGGCCTGGCTGCAGCGCGAGCTGGACGTGCGTCGGGGGTGA
- a CDS encoding phosphotransferase family protein, whose protein sequence is MAPNRPDRPPALLDPVSPEMGDQLVEAWRTGAMVPPAMLSGPVRVELAGVGERFAAWRVIPDERAPLIVRIPHIAPDELHQDLDREIAALTMLPPGVGPAPIAVHAEAGTSALGHPYVVTTEVPGTAVAPGAWTEAHLRSHAEHLARLHAVPAPGRGAVSPGPEPWAAGPQRLLPEVEGEVASWQAQHGTAIREHGLSPLLEAALETVASVEGQIRRLDGFVLAHGDLCATNIMWDGRDAGTDRPRVRFIDFEWAQGDDPARDLSSLGGTVHGGPWYVPMTEEQVAGFVDVYVRARGVHGEVPDSVADVASLRERMRAWTAYERTAMLVHVAARAATGASHRRVLPVLRDTLAAALGVGS, encoded by the coding sequence ATGGCCCCGAACCGGCCCGATCGGCCCCCGGCGCTGCTGGATCCCGTCTCGCCCGAGATGGGAGACCAGCTGGTCGAGGCCTGGCGCACCGGCGCCATGGTCCCGCCCGCGATGCTCTCCGGTCCGGTGCGGGTCGAGCTCGCGGGTGTCGGCGAGCGCTTCGCCGCCTGGCGGGTGATCCCCGACGAGCGCGCGCCCCTGATCGTGCGGATCCCGCACATCGCCCCGGACGAGCTGCACCAGGACCTCGACCGGGAGATCGCGGCGCTGACCATGCTCCCGCCGGGGGTGGGCCCGGCACCGATCGCGGTCCATGCCGAGGCGGGGACCAGCGCGCTGGGACACCCCTACGTGGTGACCACCGAGGTCCCCGGCACCGCGGTCGCGCCGGGCGCCTGGACCGAGGCGCATCTGCGCTCCCACGCCGAGCACCTGGCGCGGCTGCATGCGGTCCCCGCCCCGGGTCGTGGTGCGGTGAGCCCGGGCCCGGAGCCGTGGGCGGCCGGGCCGCAGCGGCTGCTGCCGGAGGTCGAGGGCGAGGTCGCGTCCTGGCAGGCGCAGCACGGGACTGCGATCCGGGAGCATGGCCTGTCGCCGTTGCTGGAGGCCGCCCTCGAGACGGTGGCATCGGTGGAGGGGCAGATCCGGCGGCTGGACGGCTTCGTGCTCGCCCACGGGGATCTGTGCGCGACCAACATCATGTGGGACGGGCGGGACGCCGGGACCGATCGGCCACGGGTGCGGTTCATCGACTTCGAGTGGGCTCAGGGGGACGACCCCGCCCGGGATCTCTCCTCCCTCGGCGGCACCGTCCACGGCGGCCCCTGGTACGTGCCGATGACCGAGGAGCAGGTGGCGGGATTCGTCGACGTCTACGTGCGGGCCCGCGGCGTGCACGGCGAGGTGCCGGACTCGGTGGCCGATGTCGCCTCGCTGCGGGAGCGGATGCGGGCGTGGACCGCGTATGAGCGCACCGCGATGCTGGTGCACGTCGCCGCCCGCGCCGCCACCGGCGCCTCGCACCGGCGGGTGCTGCCGGTGCTGCGGGACACCCTGGCCGCGGCCCTCGGCGTCGGCTCCTGA
- a CDS encoding ferritin: MKMSNDLEKKFQEQITLEFAASITYRQLAIEADEKDLPGIAEWLRHQADEEIVHANKFIQHVSDRGNHAAIGAIEAPGVKPGLSVLEIFEAALAHEEKVSESIRELYRSADKEGDYDSRPLLNWFVDEQLEEEATVSEIIGRVKLVGEDGSGLLRLDAQLGTRPAGTTEADGE, translated from the coding sequence ATGAAGATGAGCAATGACCTAGAGAAGAAGTTCCAGGAGCAGATCACGCTCGAGTTCGCCGCGTCGATCACCTACCGCCAGCTGGCCATCGAGGCCGACGAGAAGGATCTCCCCGGGATCGCCGAGTGGCTCCGGCACCAGGCGGACGAGGAGATCGTCCACGCCAACAAGTTCATCCAGCACGTCTCGGACCGCGGCAACCATGCCGCGATCGGCGCCATCGAGGCTCCCGGCGTGAAGCCCGGCCTCTCGGTGCTGGAGATCTTCGAGGCGGCGCTCGCGCATGAGGAGAAGGTCTCCGAGTCGATCCGCGAGCTGTACCGTAGCGCCGACAAGGAGGGCGACTACGACTCCCGCCCGCTGCTGAACTGGTTCGTGGACGAGCAGCTCGAGGAGGAGGCCACCGTCTCCGAGATCATCGGTCGCGTGAAGCTGGTGGGCGAGGACGGCTCGGGTCTGCTGCGTCTGGATGCCCAGCTGGGCACCCGCCCGGCCGGCACCACCGAGGCCGACGGCGAGTGA
- the hutG gene encoding formimidoylglutamase, whose protein sequence is MPNSPDSSTAWHGRHDGEGPEHARWHQAVQVVTGPRDAAADPASEHVSLLGFRSEEGVRRNRGRVGAAEGPAALRRALSPLALHGPLARGEVGLHDLGDAETVGEDLEGGQAAAAALTSAALDRAGSRLTVVLGGGHETAWSSYLGLMGSGLGPRAGQRWGVLNLDAHFDLREEPRPTSGTPFAQMAAAEQEVGRELRYAVLGIAESSNTGALLAKAEQLGVRWWTDEQCLAAGAAGITRFVEEFAAELDVLYLTIDLDVLPAATAPGVSAPAAYGVPLPLIAAAVRAAADSGKLALLDVVELNPSLDLDGRTARAAARLIDDAVRRVAGPAR, encoded by the coding sequence ATGCCGAACTCTCCCGACAGCAGCACCGCCTGGCACGGACGGCACGACGGCGAGGGCCCGGAGCACGCACGCTGGCACCAGGCGGTGCAGGTGGTCACCGGTCCGCGGGACGCCGCGGCGGATCCTGCCTCCGAGCACGTGAGCCTGCTCGGCTTCCGTTCCGAGGAGGGGGTGCGTCGCAATCGCGGCCGGGTCGGGGCGGCCGAAGGGCCCGCAGCGCTGCGGCGTGCCCTCTCGCCGCTGGCCCTGCACGGCCCGCTCGCCCGCGGCGAGGTGGGGCTCCACGATCTCGGGGACGCCGAGACCGTCGGCGAGGACCTCGAGGGCGGGCAGGCCGCGGCCGCGGCGCTGACCTCCGCCGCCCTGGATCGGGCCGGCTCCCGCCTGACGGTGGTGCTCGGCGGCGGCCACGAGACGGCCTGGTCCTCCTACCTCGGGCTGATGGGCTCCGGGCTCGGGCCCCGGGCGGGGCAGCGCTGGGGGGTGCTGAACCTCGACGCCCACTTCGACCTGCGCGAGGAGCCGCGCCCCACCTCCGGCACCCCCTTCGCCCAGATGGCCGCGGCGGAGCAGGAGGTGGGCCGCGAGCTGCGCTACGCCGTGCTCGGGATCGCGGAGTCCTCGAACACGGGGGCGCTGCTGGCGAAGGCCGAGCAGCTCGGGGTGCGGTGGTGGACCGACGAGCAGTGCCTCGCCGCGGGCGCCGCCGGGATCACGCGCTTCGTCGAGGAGTTCGCCGCGGAGCTGGACGTCCTCTACCTGACCATCGACCTCGACGTGCTGCCCGCCGCAACCGCCCCGGGGGTCTCGGCGCCGGCCGCCTACGGGGTGCCGCTGCCGCTGATCGCCGCCGCCGTGCGCGCCGCCGCCGACAGCGGGAAGCTGGCCCTGCTGGACGTGGTGGAGCTGAACCCCTCCCTCGACCTCGACGGCCGCACCGCCCGCGCCGCCGCCCGCCTCATCGACGACGCCGTGCGCCGGGTGGCCGGTCCCGCACGCTGA
- a CDS encoding sulfite exporter TauE/SafE family protein has product MDLVLLAIVVGIGVGIVVGALGAGGGILAVPVLVFLLGMPVHSATASSLVIVLITALASLPHHARRKNVDWRNGLVFAGVSVVGAVVGSRLSALVPSQLLLTLFGVMLVAVAVAMLRRALRTRAEERAEAEQALAEDSAAHDPAAHDPAGQEDAEPVATHDDPVLDQPGPDMVDGADGIRHHHGEPEVPLSPAAPAAPRLPLVIGAATLTGFLTGFFGVGGGFIVVPMLVIALGLAMRRASGTSLLVMVVATAASLLARVGTEVQVDWVTTLIFAAGSAVGGMLGGPLSAKARPSTLTLAFSALLGGVAAVTLVQTLLG; this is encoded by the coding sequence ATGGATCTCGTACTGCTCGCCATCGTCGTGGGCATCGGCGTGGGGATCGTGGTGGGCGCCCTCGGCGCGGGCGGCGGCATCCTCGCCGTGCCCGTGCTGGTGTTCCTGCTCGGCATGCCCGTCCACTCTGCGACCGCATCCAGCCTGGTCATCGTGCTGATCACGGCCTTGGCGAGCCTGCCGCACCATGCCCGCCGGAAGAATGTCGACTGGCGCAACGGCCTCGTGTTCGCGGGAGTGTCCGTGGTGGGGGCGGTGGTCGGCTCCCGTCTCTCCGCCCTGGTGCCCTCGCAGCTGCTGCTGACCCTGTTCGGGGTGATGCTGGTGGCGGTGGCGGTCGCGATGCTGCGTCGCGCCCTGCGCACGCGCGCCGAGGAGCGGGCCGAGGCCGAGCAGGCGCTCGCCGAGGACTCCGCCGCGCACGACCCCGCCGCGCACGACCCCGCCGGCCAGGAGGACGCCGAGCCCGTCGCCACTCACGACGATCCGGTGCTCGACCAGCCCGGGCCCGACATGGTCGACGGGGCCGACGGGATCCGCCATCACCACGGCGAGCCCGAGGTTCCGCTCTCGCCCGCGGCTCCCGCCGCACCGCGCCTGCCGCTGGTGATCGGCGCCGCGACCCTCACCGGGTTCCTCACCGGCTTCTTCGGCGTGGGCGGCGGCTTCATCGTGGTGCCGATGCTGGTGATCGCGCTGGGCCTGGCGATGCGCCGCGCCTCGGGCACCAGCCTGCTGGTCATGGTGGTTGCCACCGCCGCCAGCCTGCTGGCCCGGGTGGGCACCGAGGTGCAGGTGGACTGGGTGACTACGCTGATCTTCGCGGCCGGCTCCGCCGTCGGCGGCATGCTCGGCGGCCCGCTCTCGGCGAAGGCACGACCCTCCACGCTCACGCTGGCGTTCTCCGCCCTGCTCGGGGGAGTGGCCGCGGTGACGCTGGTCCAGACGCTGCTGGGCTGA
- a CDS encoding DUF4232 domain-containing protein has product MARPAPLRHLPAPGVVAAALVLAGFAVLLVVGVWASRLGAPPEWSFDCNDTTCIDLWAEARRRYLGVTVLAGIVVLLGAVLGSLAVPRSPVPRRSTPGPGAPLARRAQAASPALLRLVALMLLAAALLWVAGWAALALSRPSALAVALAALLLAVFAAWRWLRPGAESDRGACWVAAVGTMAPVAVGALMLTNPVVLLGTVLLIGSPLLGVPAIAGVLLGGTALMGRLLPRIGEPGHAVPAAVPPAVPARVTGDDAVENGPAPRRASRPMTIAAVMVITVLAVVIARPVPAPPADAWLYTDTAEGVGTGADATAPERTSAAPAPEAGSGRTGGAVPPSEEDTAPAAPVLEAAGLPSCSPESLRLVAAGWDSVSGDSAVTLRATNIGTVPCALQGAPRLTLDQGGEEIALRPEPLAHLAPAVRAADGIGLAPGDTARSRLYWPGYRTAADQRTPQQLTVRIGASEGASPVAFAPTPSGHDPGPAPFDLKAGVEGGAVIEVGPWETDPGSAG; this is encoded by the coding sequence ATGGCCCGCCCTGCCCCGCTGCGACACCTCCCGGCCCCCGGTGTCGTCGCGGCCGCGCTGGTCCTCGCGGGATTCGCCGTGCTGCTGGTGGTAGGGGTCTGGGCGAGCCGGCTCGGGGCTCCCCCGGAGTGGTCCTTCGACTGCAACGACACGACCTGCATCGACCTATGGGCTGAGGCGCGACGCCGCTATCTGGGGGTCACGGTCCTCGCGGGAATCGTGGTGCTGCTCGGTGCCGTGCTCGGCTCCCTGGCAGTGCCGCGGTCACCCGTGCCGCGACGGAGCACTCCCGGTCCGGGAGCACCCCTCGCCCGCCGGGCTCAGGCAGCGTCCCCGGCGCTCCTGCGCCTGGTCGCCCTGATGCTCCTGGCCGCCGCGCTGCTGTGGGTCGCGGGCTGGGCGGCTCTCGCACTCTCCCGCCCGTCCGCTCTGGCAGTGGCCCTGGCAGCGCTGCTGCTCGCGGTGTTCGCGGCGTGGCGGTGGCTGCGGCCCGGTGCGGAGAGCGACCGCGGGGCCTGCTGGGTCGCGGCGGTGGGGACCATGGCTCCGGTGGCCGTGGGTGCCCTGATGCTGACGAATCCGGTGGTGCTGCTGGGCACGGTGCTGCTGATCGGCTCGCCGCTGCTGGGGGTGCCGGCGATCGCCGGGGTGCTCCTGGGTGGGACCGCGCTGATGGGCCGGCTCCTCCCCCGCATCGGAGAGCCGGGCCACGCCGTTCCCGCAGCGGTTCCACCCGCGGTCCCGGCACGCGTCACCGGCGACGACGCCGTCGAGAACGGACCCGCGCCTCGGCGGGCGAGCCGCCCCATGACCATCGCCGCCGTCATGGTCATCACGGTGCTCGCTGTGGTGATCGCTCGTCCGGTCCCGGCTCCGCCCGCCGATGCCTGGCTGTACACCGACACCGCCGAGGGCGTCGGCACGGGGGCCGACGCCACGGCCCCGGAGCGCACATCGGCGGCTCCGGCGCCGGAGGCCGGTTCCGGCCGGACGGGCGGCGCCGTGCCACCGTCCGAGGAGGACACCGCCCCGGCTGCCCCCGTCCTCGAGGCCGCAGGACTGCCGAGCTGCTCGCCGGAGTCGCTGCGGCTCGTCGCCGCCGGCTGGGACAGCGTGAGCGGCGACTCGGCGGTCACGCTGCGGGCGACCAATATCGGCACCGTCCCCTGCGCCCTGCAGGGCGCGCCGCGCCTGACGCTGGACCAGGGCGGCGAGGAGATCGCGCTGCGACCCGAGCCGCTCGCCCACCTCGCCCCCGCGGTGCGGGCGGCCGACGGGATCGGACTGGCCCCGGGGGACACCGCCCGCTCGCGCCTGTATTGGCCGGGCTACCGCACCGCCGCCGATCAGCGGACCCCTCAGCAGCTGACGGTGCGGATCGGCGCGTCCGAGGGGGCATCACCCGTCGCGTTCGCCCCGACACCGTCCGGGCATGATCCCGGCCCCGCCCCCTTCGACCTGAAGGCCGGGGTGGAGGGCGGGGCCGTGATCGAGGTGGGTCCGTGGGAGACGGACCCGGGGTCAGCGGGCTGA
- a CDS encoding fructosamine kinase family protein: MNDFVKNADSAPTGYLAAEAAGLRWLAEPQVVPMVEVLEEEKKTLRLARLETVPPTAEAARELGRGLARLHDAGAPSFGWTPADGAWFGPLESPFAVPNTPNADFAGYWADDRLRPLADNVTRTLGADGHDTVDEAIDIIADGAFDGVSGQGEEQPARVHGDLWSGNLLWTADGATLIDPAAHGGHRLEDLAMLSLFGAPFLDEIFEGYEAEHPLPGDWQQDLPAHLFFGLLAHVRIFGEAYVDQTIATAESIIDRADQLGF, encoded by the coding sequence ATGAACGACTTCGTGAAGAATGCCGACAGCGCCCCCACCGGGTACCTCGCGGCCGAGGCCGCTGGACTCCGATGGCTCGCAGAGCCGCAGGTCGTACCCATGGTCGAGGTGCTCGAGGAGGAGAAGAAGACGCTGCGCCTGGCACGTCTGGAGACGGTGCCGCCGACCGCGGAGGCCGCCCGCGAGCTGGGCCGCGGCCTGGCCCGGCTGCACGACGCCGGGGCGCCCTCCTTCGGCTGGACCCCGGCCGACGGCGCCTGGTTCGGACCGCTGGAGAGCCCCTTCGCCGTCCCGAACACGCCGAACGCGGACTTCGCCGGGTACTGGGCCGACGATCGGCTGCGGCCGCTCGCCGACAACGTCACCCGCACCCTCGGCGCCGACGGCCACGACACCGTGGACGAGGCGATCGATATCATCGCCGACGGCGCCTTCGACGGCGTCAGCGGGCAGGGCGAGGAGCAGCCGGCCCGCGTCCACGGCGATCTGTGGTCCGGCAACCTGCTGTGGACCGCGGACGGCGCGACCCTCATCGACCCGGCCGCCCACGGCGGGCACCGGCTCGAGGACCTCGCGATGCTCTCCCTGTTCGGGGCACCGTTCCTGGACGAGATCTTCGAGGGCTACGAGGCCGAGCACCCCCTGCCCGGGGACTGGCAGCAGGATCTCCCCGCCCACCTGTTCTTCGGTCTGCTCGCGCACGTGCGGATCTTCGGCGAGGCGTACGTGGACCAGACCATCGCCACCGCCGAGTCGATCATCGATCGCGCCGACCAGCTGGGGTTCTGA
- the gdhA gene encoding NADP-specific glutamate dehydrogenase, protein MLDSTLQATYDQVLRRNPGEPEFQQAVREVFESLEAIQDRHPEYQDHSILMRLCEPERQIIFRVPWVDDQGSVQINRGYRVEYNSALGPYKGGLRFHPSVNVGIVKFLGFEQIFKNSLTGLPIGGGKGGSDFDPHGRSDGEVMRFCQSFMTELHRHMGEYTDVPAGDIGVGAREIGYLFGQYKRLTNRYEAGVLTGKGLDWGGSLVRKEATGYGAAIFADEMLKARGSSVDGRRVAVSGSGNVALYAIEKVAQLGGIPVTASDSSGYVVDENGIDLALLQQIKEVERGRIHEYAERRGGGARFVNGGSVWDVPVDIALPGATQNELDIEAARTLVKNGVLAVSEGANMPCTPEAVSVFRAADVAFGPGKAANAGGVATSALEMQQNASRDAWSFEHTEQRLTEIMRGIHARCLETADEVGRPGDYVVGANVAGFRKVADAMIAFGVI, encoded by the coding sequence ATGCTCGACTCGACGCTCCAGGCGACCTACGACCAGGTTCTCCGCCGCAACCCCGGAGAACCCGAGTTCCAACAGGCTGTCCGGGAGGTGTTCGAGTCGCTGGAGGCCATCCAGGATCGTCATCCCGAGTACCAGGACCACAGCATCCTGATGCGTCTGTGCGAGCCGGAGCGGCAGATCATCTTCCGGGTCCCGTGGGTCGACGACCAGGGCTCCGTGCAGATCAACCGCGGCTACCGCGTCGAGTACAACTCCGCGCTCGGCCCCTACAAGGGCGGCCTGCGGTTCCATCCCTCGGTGAACGTCGGCATCGTGAAGTTCCTCGGATTCGAGCAGATCTTCAAGAACTCCCTCACCGGCCTGCCCATCGGCGGCGGCAAGGGCGGCTCCGACTTCGATCCGCACGGTCGCAGCGACGGCGAGGTCATGCGCTTCTGCCAGTCCTTCATGACCGAGCTGCACCGCCACATGGGCGAGTACACCGATGTCCCCGCCGGCGACATCGGTGTGGGCGCCCGCGAGATCGGGTATCTCTTCGGTCAGTACAAGCGCCTGACCAACCGCTACGAGGCCGGCGTGCTCACCGGCAAGGGCCTGGACTGGGGCGGCTCCCTGGTGCGCAAGGAGGCCACCGGCTACGGCGCGGCCATCTTCGCCGACGAGATGCTCAAGGCCCGCGGCTCCTCCGTCGACGGCCGTCGCGTGGCCGTCTCCGGTTCCGGCAATGTCGCGCTCTATGCGATCGAGAAGGTCGCACAGCTCGGCGGCATCCCGGTCACGGCCTCGGACTCCTCCGGCTACGTCGTGGACGAGAACGGGATCGATCTCGCCCTGCTGCAGCAGATCAAGGAGGTCGAGCGCGGCCGCATCCACGAGTACGCCGAGCGCCGCGGCGGCGGAGCCCGCTTCGTCAACGGTGGCAGCGTCTGGGACGTCCCGGTGGACATCGCCCTGCCCGGCGCCACCCAGAACGAGCTCGACATCGAGGCGGCGCGCACCCTGGTCAAGAACGGGGTGCTGGCCGTGTCCGAGGGCGCGAACATGCCCTGCACCCCGGAGGCCGTGTCCGTCTTCCGCGCCGCCGATGTCGCCTTCGGCCCCGGCAAGGCCGCGAACGCCGGCGGTGTCGCCACCAGCGCGCTCGAGATGCAGCAGAACGCCAGCCGGGATGCCTGGAGCTTCGAGCACACCGAGCAGCGCCTCACCGAGATCATGCGGGGCATCCACGCCCGCTGCCTGGAGACCGCCGACGAGGTCGGGCGGCCCGGTGACTACGTGGTCGGCGCCAACGTGGCGGGCTTCCGCAAGGTGGCCGACGCGATGATCGCCTTCGGCGTGATCTGA